In Dromiciops gliroides isolate mDroGli1 chromosome X, mDroGli1.pri, whole genome shotgun sequence, the genomic window CATGTGCAGAGAGGTCTAAgcctttgttttttggtttaaATATAATGACGGTTTTTCGGGTTTGAGGATTGTTCACCAATTCCATTGCAATGCCATATGttttttctatctgtgtgacttctTGGCGCAGAAGGCGAAAGTGAGCAGTATCAACCTCCATTCCATTCTTCATTGTGTTTTGGGCCAACATGTCCACAGGTTCTTTCCTGGTGAAGTTTGTTTCAATGAAATGCTGAGCTCCTGAAATATCTTGTGGGTTTCCCCAGATGATTAAGACTTTTCCTTCAGCCTTAATATGGAGGTTTTGGAACATGTCAGTCAGTGTTTTTTGGACATCAAGGGCCAGCttattatctgtgaaatgaacatCCTGACGGGTCACATTCTGTATTTCCCTCTGAAATGCTCTGGTAAAAGCTTCTTGAGCTGCTTTTCTGTCCCTTAACTTATTTGTCTCAAAGTGTAAACACACATTTCCAGCAGGATCTGGCAAAGAACTTCTGATATGTACTTGATGATCTCTTTCTATGCTGTACAAAGTTTCAGCAAAGAAATATTTGAAGTATTCATACATATGTGTAGGAACTGAGATAAGGTCTGACTCTTCTTCTGTTCCTTCTTCTGAGTTTGAGTGAAGAATGGGACTGTCACAGTCATTTGGCATAATGTGCTCGATTTCTCTTGCTGAGGCTGAGTGGGCAAaatcctctttctcctcattttccagcATCGTCTCACTTAAGAATTGATAAATTTTTTCAATGTCTTCATATTGACCAATCACTTTCTCTGGTATATCATGGCCTCCCTCTATTTTGAGATTTGGGCAGAGGTTAATAATTTTCACTCTTTGATCTTTAGAAAGTTTGAAGTTCATCTGGGCCTCCACATGGTGAAATATCTTGTGAATGAAGGAATGAGAAGAGCTAGGAGCACCTCCTTGATTTCGGTGCTTCTCATTTGGAAATTCCTTTTGGAGTGACAGAGTCTGCGAGGAAAGCTGGCTTGTCTCAAAAGTGTTGTTCTCTCCTGGGTCTTCATTTGTTTCTATGAAGACATTCACATATGACGTATCATTGATTGCCACTGAGTGTTCTCTCTTTGCCATCACGCCTTCCTTGGCTTGTCTTTTATAAAACTCTACCCAGAAAGTACCTTCTCGGGGACCAGCTTTGACCTTGCACTTTCCTCCCCCAGACCTCCATGGGTTCTGGAAATACTTTTGAAGCTTCCTCTCCATTCTGGGGAAGGTCTCAGACACCCGAATCAGGACCCGGTAGAGTGGGTTGTGGGCAAGGTTGCCAGTGGCCATCAGGGCAGCGTAGGATCTCTTGAGTTGAAGAGCTGGGGTTGCGATGTTTGTTCAGTGGGTGCTGGAGGGGGAAACTGGGGAGCAGAGAGGGGAGATGAAATGATGCTGTCaactccctacccccacctctcTGCCTAGACCATAACTTAAATATAGTAATTGGTTCAGACAGAACAAACATGAGACAGAGAACTATATGGCAACtcaacaatgaaatcctaaataatgacaagttcaaagaatattaaaaaaaaaacaaaaacaagtaattATTTGAAAGAATGATGAGGAGGgtatgaggatgaggatgaagatgatgatcATGAAACAATACACATTTCCAGGATGCAGATAAAGCAGTCCTAAGcaggaaaaaaagtatatatcCCTCCAAACATACATTAGCAACATAGAAGATAAGAGGAATAAtgaaccaaaaatttaaaaagcagcaTATTATATACAGTATTAACCAAAAGCAACATCACAAGTCCATGAGACATGTATTACAATGGGAGTTATTACAAGAGAAAGGCATATGCATGTGAGAACTCCCATACCAAGGTATCCAGCAGTACAAGGAAAGCCTTGGTATTTAAGTTTCAGGGAAAAAGGGAAGTCATAGGGGATGTGAAAAGGGACAATCCCCTCTACAggggaagagaaataatgaataagTAAAATGAGAATGGCAGCATTCTTTTCTCTTGCGAACTGCTAGGTCATGAAGATATGATGGTCTGCTTATCTACAAGGGTCCCAGGTACAGACACAGTTTCTCAGTCTGTGTTGACTGACTGGCACCTGTCTTGACTCTCAAGGACATACAGGCATTACACTTTGTAATGCAAACAAGAAATTGAGTCATCTCAGGGTGGAGGGTGGGGCTTCACCTTTAACACACTCAGGGCTTATTGTAtactctaggtccagtgtttttggaaaatatggcaactcaaaaagacaactTCAGAGGAGCCCTTAATATCCCCTTCCCATTTGTTAATGTGACCCCTGAGTATGCCAAAGACCATAAAGAGTGTAGTTGGTAAAACATACCCATGAATACTACCTGGGAAGGGTCTCTGAAGGCAAGAGAAAGAAACTTCACAAAGATAAAGGTCAAGAGACAGAAAGCTCATAAGAAACCTTGGGGACTTTTCCATCTCAGGGCTGATACAGGATAGTTCCAATTATAAAGTGAGATCAGAACCATAAACAAAGCACAGTACAAGCAATAGTAAGAATATTTAAAATCAGGGATTAATCCAGAGGGAGAAATTCTACAACATcaagaaaaccaagagaatacAGATACAGAAAATAAAGGCCAAAGGGGGTACAATAATGAACATCAATATTAAGTCTCCCTGTAATTTAGTAACCCTTCCCAATATCCATTCAATCAATACATTTCATCTTGGATCTCAGATGTCCCATGTAGTTGGCAGTCCCTGAAACAGGTCTTCTTTGGGCAGTCTGGAAAATAATGTGTCTTCTGGTGCACCACATCAGTGGACTTCTTTTCTGGTTCCAAGTTAATTGTAAAGACTCCTTACATGTTTCTGCTAAAATCTTCTGCAAAACAGATCTCAATAACAGATTTCCATAATAGTCAATGGATTTACTTCTATAACAACTAGTATATGTGGTGGAAACCAGCTGGACCTTTGTGGTTCTGATCTAAGCAATAACAAAGCTAAAAGGGGAATATCAAATTATGAGCCTGTAGTTCAACTAAAACTAGCTAATTTAGGTTATAAATAGGTCATGTTGTTTCTATCTTTATCTAAACTCTATACATAACATGAACATTGTTAACAACAAACTAAAGGGTTACTGTTACATCGATATATGTAagactttaaaatacaaactaAATATTTAAATACCACAGAATACAGAACTCATaaaattttccaaattacatattttATGAAAAGATGGGTGCTGTccttttttcaacatttttactcatttttaataTTAACTATTAATTATTTTAGAACCCCAAATTTAAATACCACTTAATTTaattccaattcaattcagtttaattctaTTATTCAATCCCCCCCCTTAGGAGGGGAGGGGGCTAAAACAtatgttttaaaaacatatattgcAAAATACATTTTATAAGAATATGACTTATGATACACACATGAATTTACATAaaagttaccaagttaacttcaattgtagCAAATACTTGGAATGAGTTCTATAGTTACACTTACGTAAtcaatttcaaaacagtgcatatCAAATAAGTTGTTGGTAAAACATGTTTACACTACTGGAAACAACAGGTGTCATTTCCCCATTAAATAAGAATCTTAAATAAAATTGACTTTTCCATTGGTGTAACACAAATTATTCCATAAGTTGCATTCCTCGAAGAAAATTGCACTAAAATTCATTTCTTCAAATGAAACTGAAGATatttctgatttcattttaattattaatagAATAACAACTTCATTTCATTAACTGTTACATCAACACTCAATTATTCTTACATCATTTGGAAACATTTAAGGACCTTATTTTATCCAGAAATATATATCTAGTTACAAGCAAATGATTTAACattgtgtttttatctttgtttcacaaGCTTCTTTTACCTTTGTCTAATTAGTCCCACAGCATTCAGAAAGAAGGAGCTATTCCAGGGACTTAATCTTACACATGACTATCTATGTAAGTATTAGCAGGCAGATGGCAAGCCCAAGTACTAAGTTACTTAGTTATTTTGGATATAGAATGACTACACATTTAGACTGAAAAgagtaagatcttacatacttgcattgtgctccTATCTTCTACTGAccacttgctctgattatagacatttgctataaaaggaaaaaagcaggGACATAATTTTAATGGTATCAAAACTGGTCCTTAATAACTCAACACATATATGACAGGAACCTTACAGAGGTCTGACTTCAGGTTAGAGTCACAGTTGACAAACAATGATACAGTAACAATTccactgtgagaaaattattaatattggGTTTTTTAAGGGGACCCTTCCTCTCTTTGCCCCTACTTTGGAAGGTTCAACTAAACTCAGGGCCTAATCCTGTGCAAGTTGTACAAAGAATAGAGACAGAAACAACTATCTGAAtgtgcctttgccctcagggtTCCATCTCCCACTAGACCTTGATGTCATcaaggtagagctcattttaatatggaccaccctcaagtcatgtcaatcaatggaattgaatgatgctgaccaattagctttgatcagtgtgtaaatAGCTGCCTCTATCAGAAGGAGGAAAAGCACTGGACCATAGGGGGCTTGCTCTCTTGCTTCTGTTTAGGCCTATAAGCCTATGACTAGTGAAAAAGTTAGGGAAATGACACACGGTCagttctttactaatatttaatatagtttaataatAAAGGCTTACTACCTAAATTGGTGCAATAGCcactaatttataagtagcaatatcttagaaaACCCCACTCtggcccccaataatttagccaAACTCAAGAATCCTAGGTAAGAAACatttctgtcaaaaaaaaaaagggaacaaaatGGGGAGCCTGAGCCAGTAGGATCCTACCTTAGGCTATGCCAAGCTTTCTCCTAGATAAACACCTCTACCTGTAATAGTTCAGGATCCCATTCCCTCAAAGAAGCTTGTGGCATGTCTCTCAGATGGTAGATTACTAGCTTAATGATCCATCAAACAATTTTATCTGAATTTACAGCTCTATACAATATCACTTACAATTCCAAGAGCTTTTACCTCAAATGGCAAGTTTTATTAATCATACCTTAGAAACAACTATTTTTGGTCTCATAGAGTTTCAACAAGCAATAAACGTTTACCAGGACTCACACATACATAAGATTTACACTTAATATTACACTTAATAATTCTtcacttgtttttcttcttctccatgAGCTTAGACTCATCCTGGTGGAaggatcaatcattagaaatgaCTTCAATATTATACACAAACTTATAAATTCTCAATTTAGCCAATTTCATTATTTAGGGATTCCAAGGTCTGATGACCTGGCCCACAGAGATAGTTTCCAGCAACCTGGGAACTCTACAAAATAAGTGGAATCTACAAGATCCTTTCTTTCCATCATTTTCACACAATAATcaattaacaattttttttctcttctttttttttgtggatcaatgagtgacttgcccagggtcacacagctagtaagtgtcaagtgtctgagcccggatttgaactcagatcctcctgaatccactgtgccagccagctgcccccaattattaattttcccttttaaaataccTATGTAAATACTtgatagtttttaacattatgACAATAATCCCAAATTACTCAGGTGACAATCTTTCAAAAAGGGAACAATGGAAATTTCCAGTTTCCTAAATTGTAATTACAAAACATAAAACAAGGTTAGCAGGGCTGATAAAAATAATacaacagtttttttaaaaatcaccttctagtggataaagcactggccctggattcaggatgacccgaGTTCGTATCCGGCCTCatatacctgacacttactagctgtgtgaccctgggcaagtcacttaaccccaattgccttatcaaaatcaaaaacaaacaaaaaaagaatacatttagtTCAAAATCTGGGTTCTACAATCTCAGAAAGAACACATTGCTTATCAATTTACTCCTAGCCTGTTTCTCTATATATCTCCAAATCAATATAGCAATTCTTTATTACTATATTTCCCAATAAGATTATGACATGAAGTTTGATACAACCTTACCACTTAAACAAAGATGAAACTTTTTAAACCCTTTTCTGTTGACATATTCAAATTTTCTCAACATGCTTAAACTTTCTGAAGCTGGCACAAGGGCACTCAGAACAACTCTCCATGGATAGTATTTGTCCCCAAACTTTCTTATCTACCTTTCATATTTTCCCTccaacttttatttctcttttcaaatcTTCAAAACCAATTATTCAGACTACACTACGTTTCTTTACTCAAGTCCTATATTTCAACTATATTCCAGACTATATTCACTCCACTGAATATCCCCTTTAATAATATCAGCACATTGTTAAACACACCCAATGATCTACTACTTTACCTATCAtataatccttttaaaatttatttatttatttttttgctgggtaatgagagttaagtgacttgcccagctagtaagtgtcaagtgtctgaggctgcatttgaactcaagtcctcctgaatctagggccagtgctttatccactgtgccacctaactgcccctatcatATAATTCTAAATTTTGATTTTCTATAATTTaggtatttctttaaaaatggagGCACCCAAAACCCATTAATGGGTTCTTAGCAATTATAAAGTCTTTAACAGATTAGTCTATACTAATAACAACTAAGTTCTGACATATAACTCACAAAAGTAACAGAAAGCATTTTCAAGTTGCTTTTTTACATAAGCTCCTCTTGTATGGGTGAGACAATTCTTAAGAAGCAAATGGATAATCTATTATAAAATTGAGTAAGAATCTCACATGATTTATAGcaatatttccaatttcaagGTACACACACCAATTCAAAGTTACTTTTCAATTGATCAGTACTTCACTGTAGTGTATAGGATTCCCTAAATATCGGATTAGATGTTTCAGTCAGACTCAATAACCTTCTTGTTATATCCTGATACAcgcaatttctttttcctttttcatgcaCCAGCAAAAGATTAAGTACCAGTCAAATTCCAAAGTGCAAGCCTTGAAACTTTCACTGACACAGCCTCCAAATCTATCTCTGTATAATCTGTGAAATGGTCTTCTTTTCTAactgtaaaaaaataaaccaatcaTTGGCAGAAGGTGGGTGGAAGGAGTAGATAACAAGACATAGAGCTTTGCCAGCAAAGTTTACATGAGCACAATTACAGACACTGAAAGAAATATGAACACAGACACAGGAACACAAACATCTGGTTACAAAATGTTATTTCTTGTCTGCCTTGCTAGGTATCTCCAGAGGGGTCATGCTTTACATCATGCACAAATACATAcagcataagaaattattaaccttttaaaattacACCTTACTC contains:
- the LOC122734155 gene encoding E3 ubiquitin-protein ligase DTX3L-like, which translates into the protein MATGNLAHNPLYRVLIRVSETFPRMERKLQKYFQNPWRSGGGKCKVKAGPREGTFWVEFYKRQAKEGVMAKREHSVAINDTSYVNVFIETNEDPGENNTFETSQLSSQTLSLQKEFPNEKHRNQGGAPSSSHSFIHKIFHHVEAQMNFKLSKDQRVKIINLCPNLKIEGGHDIPEKVIGQYEDIEKIYQFLSETMLENEEKEDFAHSASAREIEHIMPNDCDSPILHSNSEEGTEEESDLISVPTHMYEYFKYFFAETLYSIERDHQVHIRSSLPDPAGNVCLHFETNKLRDRKAAQEAFTRAFQREIQNVTRQDVHFTDNKLALDVQKTLTDMFQNLHIKAEGKVLIIWGNPQDISGAQHFIETNFTRKEPVDMLAQNTMKNGMEVDTAHFRLLRQEVTQIEKTYGIAMELVNNPQTRKTVIIFKPKNKGLDLSAHAYEDLIYVFRMLLPQVLKEVVTLKPLEQGRKYWPEKTFFEDFEREHPYVNLEWNEQELTVTGLPNNLEEAMKHIKRYFNIEGPAQHRQGPAFGRNWNRIPKSHLNKNDDDDDDDDDDDDDDDDFNMDLSPFKGLPSWWDLGKVEKEEEQEECVICMEVIRQKEVLPKCKHGFCGPCIREAMKHKPVCPVCQTSYGIVKGNQPDGTMTTSYRSSSLPGYNSCGTIVIHYDMRGGIQTEEHPNPGKRYEGTRRVAYLPNNEEGRQVLHLLRRAFDQRLIFTVGQSRTSGVKDVITWNDIHHKTLQFGGPENFGYPDPNYLQRVKMELKAKGIE